The proteins below are encoded in one region of Homo sapiens chromosome 8, GRCh38.p14 Primary Assembly:
- the SLURP1 gene encoding secreted Ly-6/uPAR-related protein 1 precursor, giving the protein MASRWAVQLLLVAAWSMGCGEALKCYTCKEPMTSASCRTITRCKPEDTACMTTLVTVEAEYPFNQSPVVTRSCSSSCVATDPDSIGAAHLIFCCFRDLCNSEL; this is encoded by the exons ATGGCCTCTCGCTGGGCTGTGCAGCTGCTGCTCGTGGCAGCCTGGAGCATGGGCTGTG GTGAGGCCCTCAAGTGCTACACCTGCAAGGAGCCCATGACCAGTGCTTCCTGCAGGACCATTACCCGCTGCAAGCCAGAGGACACAGCCTGCATGACCACGCTGGTGACGGTGGAGGCAG AGTACCCCTTCAACCAGAGCCCCGTGGTGACCCGCTCCTGCTCCAGCTCCTGTGTGGCCACCGACCCCGACAGCATCGGGGCCGCCCACCTGATCTTCTGCTGCTTCCGAGACCTCTGCAACTCGGAACTCTGA
- the THEM6 gene encoding protein THEM6 isoform 1 (isoform 1 is encoded by transcript variant 1): MLGLLVALLALGLAVFALLDVWYLVRLPCAVLRARLLQPRVRDLLAEQRFPGRVLPSDLDLLLHMNNARYLREADFARVAHLTRCGVLGALRELRAHTVLAASCARHRRSLRLLEPFEVRTRLLGWDDRAFYLEARFVSLRDGFVCALLRFRQHLLGTSPERVVQHLCQRRVEPPELPADLQHWISYNEASSQLLRMESGLSDVTKDQ, encoded by the exons aTGCTGGGGCTGCTGGTGGCGTTGCTGGCCCTGGGGCTCGCTGTCTTTGCGCTGCTGGACGTCTGGTACCTGGTGCGCCTTCCGTGCGCCGTGCTGCGCGCGCGCCTGCTGCAGCCGCGCGTCCGTGACCTGCTAGCTGAGCAGCGCTTCCCGGGCCGCGTGCTGCCCTCGGACTTGGACCTGCTGCTGCACATGAACAACGCGCGCTACCTGCGCGAGGCCGACTTTGCGCGCGTCGCGCACCTGACCCGCTGCGGGGTGCTCGGGGCGCTGAGGGAGTTGCGGGCGCACACGGTGCTGGCGGCCTCGTGCGCGCGCCACCGCCGCTCGCTGCGCCTGCTGGAGCCCTTCGAGGTGCGCACCCGCCTGCTGGGCTGGGACGACCGCGCGTTCTACCTGGAGGCGCGCTTTGTCAGCCTGCGGGACGGCTTCGTGTGCGCGCTGCTGCGCTTCCGGCAGCACCTGCTGGGCACCTCACCCGAGCGCGTCGTGCAGCACCTGTGCCAGCGCAGG GTGGAGCCCCCTGAGCTGCCCGCTGATCTGCAGCACTGGATCTCCTACAACGAGGCCAGCAGCCAGCTGCTCCGCATGGAGAGTGGGCTCAGTGATGTCACCAAGGACCAGTGA
- the THEM6 gene encoding protein THEM6 isoform 2 (isoform 2 is encoded by transcript variant 2) — protein sequence MLGLLVALLALGLAVFALLDVWYLVRLPCAVLRARLLQPRVRDLLAEQRFPGRVLPSDLDLLLHMNNARYLREADFARVAHLTRCGVLGALRELRAHTVLAASCARHRRSLRLLEPFEVEPPELPADLQHWISYNEASSQLLRMESGLSDVTKDQ from the exons aTGCTGGGGCTGCTGGTGGCGTTGCTGGCCCTGGGGCTCGCTGTCTTTGCGCTGCTGGACGTCTGGTACCTGGTGCGCCTTCCGTGCGCCGTGCTGCGCGCGCGCCTGCTGCAGCCGCGCGTCCGTGACCTGCTAGCTGAGCAGCGCTTCCCGGGCCGCGTGCTGCCCTCGGACTTGGACCTGCTGCTGCACATGAACAACGCGCGCTACCTGCGCGAGGCCGACTTTGCGCGCGTCGCGCACCTGACCCGCTGCGGGGTGCTCGGGGCGCTGAGGGAGTTGCGGGCGCACACGGTGCTGGCGGCCTCGTGCGCGCGCCACCGCCGCTCGCTGCGCCTGCTGGAGCCCTTCGAG GTGGAGCCCCCTGAGCTGCCCGCTGATCTGCAGCACTGGATCTCCTACAACGAGGCCAGCAGCCAGCTGCTCCGCATGGAGAGTGGGCTCAGTGATGTCACCAAGGACCAGTGA